Proteins co-encoded in one Xanthomonas campestris pv. badrii genomic window:
- a CDS encoding calcineurin-like phosphoesterase C-terminal domain-containing protein: MPLRLALLALGLLAGTVHASDVVVEGVVFEERDGAPGRGRDEPGLADVIVSNGQQLVRTDAQGHYRLPVREGQTVFVIKPGDRNFVPNADGLPGFWRHYAPKGSPRRKYRGIAATGSSTGNWNFALTPRAAAQDGGFEMLVFADSQTATLTDVDYYRRDIVAPIVGKIPARLGTTLGDIVSDDLSLYPGLNAVTTQLGVPWFHVPGNHDLNLDAGDDLQSLDSWRAVYGPDTYAVEQANASFVFLDDVIYMPGSKPDYVGGLREDQFVFLQAYLAQLPRARLVVLGMHIPLFDAAPGQETFRHADRRRLFALLEEFAHVLVLSAHSHTQRQVEHGADEGWAGAQPLHEYNVGAACGAFWSGVKDADGIPDTTMSDGTPNGYAVLKVAPGGDYTLAYHAARAADDAQLALHAPKVLRQGAYPAWGVYANVFMGQDDTTVEMRIDNGAWQPMKRQERPDPRLLAENVRDDAADALRGYDRSPEATPSTHLWRGALPTRLAVGEHTVEVRASLPTGQYSARTVYRLQRAEP, from the coding sequence ATGCCGCTTCGTCTCGCCCTCCTGGCCCTTGGCCTGCTCGCAGGCACTGTGCATGCGAGCGATGTCGTTGTCGAAGGCGTGGTATTCGAAGAGCGCGATGGCGCGCCGGGGCGGGGCCGTGACGAGCCCGGGCTTGCCGATGTGATCGTCTCCAATGGCCAGCAGCTGGTGCGCACCGACGCGCAGGGGCACTACCGGCTGCCGGTGCGCGAGGGGCAGACGGTCTTCGTGATCAAGCCGGGCGACCGCAATTTCGTTCCCAATGCCGATGGCCTGCCGGGATTCTGGCGCCATTACGCGCCCAAGGGTTCGCCCAGGCGCAAGTACCGCGGCATCGCCGCCACCGGCAGCAGCACCGGCAACTGGAATTTCGCGCTGACGCCGCGCGCCGCCGCGCAGGACGGTGGCTTCGAGATGCTGGTCTTTGCCGACAGCCAGACCGCCACGCTCACCGACGTGGACTATTACCGCCGCGATATCGTTGCGCCCATCGTCGGCAAGATACCGGCACGGCTGGGAACCACGTTGGGCGATATCGTCAGCGACGATCTGAGCCTGTATCCGGGGTTGAATGCCGTCACTACCCAACTCGGCGTGCCCTGGTTCCATGTGCCAGGCAACCACGACCTCAACCTCGACGCCGGCGACGATCTGCAATCACTGGATAGCTGGCGCGCGGTCTACGGCCCGGACACCTACGCGGTGGAACAGGCCAATGCCAGCTTCGTGTTCCTGGACGATGTGATCTACATGCCGGGCAGCAAGCCGGACTATGTCGGCGGCCTGCGCGAGGACCAGTTCGTCTTCCTGCAGGCCTATCTGGCGCAGCTGCCGCGCGCGCGGCTGGTGGTGCTGGGCATGCACATCCCGCTGTTCGATGCCGCACCCGGGCAGGAGACCTTCCGGCATGCGGATCGTCGCCGGCTGTTCGCCTTGCTCGAGGAGTTTGCGCATGTGCTGGTGCTGAGCGCGCACAGCCACACGCAACGGCAGGTGGAGCATGGCGCCGACGAGGGCTGGGCCGGTGCGCAGCCGCTGCACGAGTACAACGTGGGCGCCGCCTGCGGTGCGTTCTGGTCGGGCGTGAAGGATGCCGACGGCATTCCCGATACGACCATGAGCGACGGCACGCCCAACGGCTACGCGGTGCTGAAGGTCGCGCCCGGTGGCGACTACACGCTGGCTTACCACGCGGCGCGGGCGGCCGACGATGCACAACTGGCGTTGCATGCGCCCAAGGTGTTGCGGCAGGGCGCGTATCCGGCCTGGGGCGTCTACGCCAATGTGTTCATGGGCCAGGACGACACCACGGTGGAGATGCGTATCGACAACGGCGCATGGCAGCCAATGAAGCGGCAGGAGCGCCCCGACCCGCGCCTGCTGGCCGAGAACGTGCGCGACGATGCCGCCGACGCCTTGCGCGGTTACGACCGCTCGCCCGAGGCCACGCCATCCACCCATCTGTGGCGCGGTGCGTTGCCCACCAGGCTCGCGGTGGGGGAGCACACCGTCGAGGTGCGCGCGAGCCTGCCGACCGGTCAGTACAGCGCGCGCACCGTGTATCGCCTGCAGCGCGCCGAACCTTGA
- a CDS encoding C13 family peptidase: protein MPAASAIRRVPALLALVVLLGGCHPDAGAALPAPAAQQTAEADPVDRAALTKALAALQPQRPGVTDLYVVGVAGDASDDVFRNETLYLKQLFEQRFDARGRVVTLVNNPDNLGERPYAPLATYDNLYDTLAAVGKRMDRKEDALLLFVTTHGTEDHTLYVQVDENEEDFISPQDLRTALDDAGIDHRIIVLSACYSGGFIPALRSPDTLILTAARADRPSFGCGNTSNATYFGQAWLIDAMNQTDDPLAAFSMAKAAITARETQDGELSSLPQQSLGKRIAPVLARWRAGLTPGPAVAYPYPPIENAADADADDSRDATPASESESVNDTPNAPKTATPGARSSARHPP from the coding sequence CTGCCCGCGGCGAGCGCGATCCGGCGGGTGCCGGCACTGCTGGCGCTGGTCGTTCTTTTGGGCGGTTGTCATCCCGATGCCGGCGCAGCCTTGCCGGCACCGGCCGCACAGCAAACCGCCGAGGCCGACCCGGTCGATCGGGCCGCACTGACTAAGGCGCTGGCTGCGTTGCAGCCGCAGCGCCCTGGGGTGACCGATCTCTACGTGGTCGGCGTTGCCGGCGATGCCAGCGACGATGTATTCCGCAACGAAACGCTCTACCTCAAGCAGTTGTTCGAGCAACGCTTCGATGCGCGCGGCCGCGTGGTCACCCTGGTCAACAACCCCGACAATCTGGGCGAGCGACCGTACGCGCCGCTGGCGACCTACGACAATCTCTACGACACGCTCGCTGCGGTTGGCAAGCGCATGGATCGTAAGGAAGACGCGCTGTTGTTGTTCGTCACCACCCACGGCACCGAAGACCACACCCTGTATGTGCAGGTGGACGAGAACGAAGAAGACTTCATCAGCCCGCAGGATCTGCGCACCGCCTTGGACGATGCCGGGATCGACCACCGCATCATCGTGTTGTCGGCCTGCTATTCCGGCGGCTTCATCCCTGCGCTGCGCTCGCCGGACACGCTGATCCTGACCGCGGCGCGCGCTGATCGCCCCTCGTTTGGCTGCGGCAATACCTCCAACGCCACCTATTTTGGCCAGGCCTGGCTGATCGATGCGATGAACCAGACCGACGATCCACTGGCCGCCTTCAGCATGGCCAAGGCCGCGATCACGGCGCGGGAAACGCAGGACGGCGAGCTATCCTCGTTGCCGCAGCAGTCGCTCGGCAAGCGCATCGCGCCGGTGCTGGCCCGATGGCGGGCGGGGCTGACGCCGGGGCCGGCGGTTGCGTATCCCTATCCGCCGATAGAGAACGCGGCCGATGCCGATGCGGACGACAGCCGCGATGCGACTCCCGCATCCGAATCCGAATCCGTCAACGACACGCCAAACGCGCCCAAGACGGCAACGCCCGGCGCCCGCTCATCTGCCAGGCATCCACCGTGA